A stretch of Lathyrus oleraceus cultivar Zhongwan6 chromosome 6, CAAS_Psat_ZW6_1.0, whole genome shotgun sequence DNA encodes these proteins:
- the LOC127097225 gene encoding protein RICE SALT SENSITIVE 3 isoform X1, translated as MSECGYHFTILLFNILALLISLLLSTLSSLSLCKMENGLPLLHSLLQHTLRTTCSFPTSSTSSKWVYAVFWRVVPRNFPPPRWEFGGTSLDRSKGNKRNWIIVWEDGFCDFNECEQRKNGYMNERFGADVFFKMSHEVYSYGEGLVGKVAADNGHKWIYSDTQNGCESNYTGPWNASIDHHQPKAWGFQLNSGIQTIALIAVKEGLIQLGSFNKIAEDLDIVLNIQRKFSYLQTVPGLFSIQRPPYTPFQHPYITKPNFQIIENNEVSKNHVTKLNNLHEERSNYLSMLSINLGRNILPQNGTSIPPLWSPQPSLPNNHKVKIEEGSFHIDDYAPNS; from the exons ATGAGTGAGTGTGGGTACCATTTTACAATACTATTATTCAACATTTTGGCCCTTTTAATCTCATTGTTACTCTCTACACTCTCCTCACTCTCTCTTTGCAAAATGGAAAATGGATTACCCTTACTTCATTCTCTCTTGCAACATACTCTAAGAACCACATGCTCATTTCCCACTTCTTCAACTTCTTCCAAATGGGTCTATGCTGTTTTTTGGAGAGTAGTACCAAGAAACTTTCCTCCACCAAG GTGGGAATTTGGAGGGACTTCTCTTGATCGTTCCAAGGGAAATAAAAGAAATTG GATTATTGTATGGGAAGATGGATTCTGTGATTTTAATGAATGTGAGCAAAGGAAAAATGGTTACATGAATGAAAGATTTGGAGCTGATGTATTCTTCAAAATGTCTCATGAAGTTTATAGTTATGGAGAAGG ATTAGTGGGGAAAGTTGCAGCAGATAATGGTCACAAATGGATTTATAGTGACACTCAAAATGGATGTGAATCGAACTATACTGGTCCATGGAATGCTTCAATTGATCATCAT CAACCAAAGGCATGGGGTTTTCAGTTAAATTCAGGCATTCAG ACTATTGCTCTCATTGCTGTCAAAGAAGGCTTAATACAACTTGGTTCATTTAACAAG ATTGCAGAAGATCTTGATATAGTGCTCAACATTCAAAGGAAATTCAGCTACCTCCAAACAGTACCAGGGCTATTTTCAATTCAAAGACCACCATACACACCCTTTCAACATCCATACATTACAAAACCCAATTTCCAAATCATTGAAAACAATGAAGTTTCTAAGAACCATGTTACCAAACTCAACAATCTACATGAAGAAAGATCCAACTATTTATCCATGCTATCCATAAACTTAGGTAGAAATATTCTTCCACAAAATGGAACATCCATTCCACCTCTTTGGTCACCTCAACCTTCTTTGCCTAACAATCACAAAGTGAAGATTGAAGAAGGATCATTTCATATTGATGATTATGCTCCTAACTCCTAA
- the LOC127097225 gene encoding protein RICE SALT SENSITIVE 3 isoform X2 encodes MSECGYHFTILLFNILALLISLLLSTLSSLSLCKMENGLPLLHSLLQHTLRTTCSFPTSSTSSKWVYAVFWRVVPRNFPPPRWEFGGTSLDRSKGNKRNWIIVWEDGFCDFNECEQRKNGYMNERFGADVFFKMSHEVYSYGEGLVGKVAADNGHKWIYSDTQNGCESNYTGPWNASIDHHQPKAWGFQLNSGIQIAEDLDIVLNIQRKFSYLQTVPGLFSIQRPPYTPFQHPYITKPNFQIIENNEVSKNHVTKLNNLHEERSNYLSMLSINLGRNILPQNGTSIPPLWSPQPSLPNNHKVKIEEGSFHIDDYAPNS; translated from the exons ATGAGTGAGTGTGGGTACCATTTTACAATACTATTATTCAACATTTTGGCCCTTTTAATCTCATTGTTACTCTCTACACTCTCCTCACTCTCTCTTTGCAAAATGGAAAATGGATTACCCTTACTTCATTCTCTCTTGCAACATACTCTAAGAACCACATGCTCATTTCCCACTTCTTCAACTTCTTCCAAATGGGTCTATGCTGTTTTTTGGAGAGTAGTACCAAGAAACTTTCCTCCACCAAG GTGGGAATTTGGAGGGACTTCTCTTGATCGTTCCAAGGGAAATAAAAGAAATTG GATTATTGTATGGGAAGATGGATTCTGTGATTTTAATGAATGTGAGCAAAGGAAAAATGGTTACATGAATGAAAGATTTGGAGCTGATGTATTCTTCAAAATGTCTCATGAAGTTTATAGTTATGGAGAAGG ATTAGTGGGGAAAGTTGCAGCAGATAATGGTCACAAATGGATTTATAGTGACACTCAAAATGGATGTGAATCGAACTATACTGGTCCATGGAATGCTTCAATTGATCATCAT CAACCAAAGGCATGGGGTTTTCAGTTAAATTCAGGCATTCAG ATTGCAGAAGATCTTGATATAGTGCTCAACATTCAAAGGAAATTCAGCTACCTCCAAACAGTACCAGGGCTATTTTCAATTCAAAGACCACCATACACACCCTTTCAACATCCATACATTACAAAACCCAATTTCCAAATCATTGAAAACAATGAAGTTTCTAAGAACCATGTTACCAAACTCAACAATCTACATGAAGAAAGATCCAACTATTTATCCATGCTATCCATAAACTTAGGTAGAAATATTCTTCCACAAAATGGAACATCCATTCCACCTCTTTGGTCACCTCAACCTTCTTTGCCTAACAATCACAAAGTGAAGATTGAAGAAGGATCATTTCATATTGATGATTATGCTCCTAACTCCTAA